DNA from Rubripirellula lacrimiformis:
ATTGGTGTTCCTAGTTCGGTTTTTTCTGGGGCAGATCAAAGGCGGCTATCGATCGCCGGTTTCCGGCAGCCATCGCCGAGTGATCGTGAATTAGTGATTCGGGTTCCAGGTCAGCACTTGTCCGTCCGCGATAAGTTTGGTCTTCAGTTGTTCGCGATCGACATCTTGGACGGCAACCTGTTGGTCAATCGCATGGCAAGCCGCGGTCGCTGCCGATTGGCTGGTGACCATCAGCACAGGTTCCATACGGATACTGGCAAAGGCTGTGTGGCTGGCGGACAACGCAAAGGTTACCAGCAGGTTATCGCATTCGCTCTGTTTGGGGACGATCGCACCATAGCCGATCTGGTAAGGCCCGAACCCGCCTCGACCGCCCGCAATCTTGCCTTCCCGAGTGACGACGCCATCTTTGACGATCCGGCGTATTTCGTGGACGTCGGTCCCATAGGATCCCAATCCCACTGGATCCGCTGCGATGGTCTTTCCAAAAGTATGCTTTTCCGTCAGCACCAGATCGCTGACCATCCGGCGGCCTTCGCGAATGTACAACTGATGCGGCCATCCGCCGGTGTCGCGAAATTCATCCTTGGGCAGTCCAAATCGACGAACATCTTGCCGCAATTTTGGGGGAACACGCGTGTCGGTCGCAAGGAAGTGCAGCAGACCGCGATGGTAGTCTTCGATCTGCTTGGCGATGACGGTTCGGCGGTCATAGGTCGCCTCGGGCCACTGCCAACTGACGCCCGGCAGATTGCCACCAATTGTGGCGGTGTTGAAATCCCATTTTGAATTTGGCAGCGGGTCATGCTTGCTGAACCATCGCAGATCCATGTCATCGCCATTGGCAATGCAAGCTTCGATGAACCGAGCGACCAACTCGTACTGCTTGGGATCGTAGTTCGCTGGCGGGGCGATCGGGATCATGTTGTCCGGATCCGTCGTCAGGCATAGTCGAAAGCAATACGCCATCACGCCGGGGGCCGCTTCGCCCTGTTGTCCGGGGGCGCCGGAGTCGACCAGCGGAAGCAGGCCGCTGGTCGGATCGCCCTTCACCACGTAGGGATCCAAGGGAAAGTCGCGATCCCAAACTCCCTGGCCGCCGGTCACACGTCCGTTGCCACGGGGTTGTAGGTGGCCGGTGCGAGGTTCGTACTTGGGTGTGTAATGGATCCCGTTGTATTGTTCGCCGTATGGGGCATTGCCTTCGCGAGTCAACGTATAGCTGACGCCCGCAGCCGCCATCAAATCGCCTTCGTAAGTCGCATCGATGAACATTTTGGATCGGATCGTTCGTCCATTCGTGGTCCGTAGTTCGGTGATCGCAGCGCCTTCTTTTTTGACCTGATCCAAGCGAGCGTTGCGCAGCACCACGACGCCCGCGTCGGCCGCCATTTCGTCAAAGACGCGTTCGGCCACGTGCGGTTCGATCGAATAGGCGCCACCGGTCGCAGGCCCCCCCTTGGACTTGAACGGTTGATCCCAGTTCAGTTGTTTGCCATAGGTCGCGACCAGCCGCGTGAAGTATTCACGAGCGATGCCGCCAATGCTTCTCGGATCGCCGATGTCCACCGCGCTCAATCCGCCCGACGTCATACCGCCCAAGTGCCCGCCGGGTTCTACCAACACCACACGCTTGCCCATCCGAGCCGCCTGAACCGCCGCAATGACTCCGCCGGAAGTACCACCGTAAACACAGACGTCGGCATCGATGTCTCGCTGGGCTGAATTCGCAGGTGCCAGCAGAGCGAAGGTCATGCACACGGCGGTGAACGGGACGCAGATGTTTCGCATGGGATCGATGGTGGATGCGGGGCGGACGGCATAGGCAGGGGAACTTGTTTGTCGAACCGGTGGCTATGCAAAATGCAGGCCGGTATCGAATGCCGGGTGGCACCAAGTTATACCGTCTGCAGGACGCCCGGATGAAACCGCTCGTTCGGTTTCCCATACCCGTTGAGGAGACGAACGATTTCCAATCGATCAAGTCAGCAGCCGCCAAGCTCGCGAGTGCTTTCGATATTGGACCACCGATCCAGTCCACTTCGTGGCTGTCATGCAGGAAGTCCCGGAGGGACGACAGCTTTTTGCCGGTGGCCCCCGGCCACCGGTGCGGATCGATCAAAGTTCGTTTCTATTGCCCCGTCCGATCGCCGCCTTTCGCGGCGATCGGACGGGGCAATAGAAAGTGTCCGCGCCGGCTGATGCCCGTGGACCAAGGTCCACGGCAGGGAGCGATCGCCACTTCGTGGCTGGAAAAACTCAAACTCAAACCCGCCTCATCGAAGCGACTGGCTCGCCTGGCTTCCGAGTCGGTGGCACTGGACTCTGGCCGGCGGTTTCCGCGATGCTTCGAATGCTACCCAACCGGGGCTGGCGTGTGGGAGCCAGGTTGGATGCTGCGTCATTCCGCCATGCGGGCCCGCACATCAAAGGCGGGCTCGCAGGTAAGTCGCGTTGCTTAGAATCGATCGCGTGGATCGGTCAGGCCGTCGGCGAGGCGACGCAGAGCTTCGGTTTCGATCTGGCGAACACGTTCGCGAGTCAGCCCCAATTCGGCTCCGATTTCTTTCAACGTTTTTGGTTCTTCGCCGCCCAGGCCGAATCGCAGTTTCAGGACCGTGGCTTCGCGTTCTTCGAGGTCGCCAAGCAGCTCCATCGCGTGACGCAGGATGTCGTGATCCAGCATCTCTTCGTCCGGCGCCTTCAGACGCTCGTCCATCACCATTTCGCCCAACGACCAACCGGAATCGGTCTGGTCGCTTTGCGGGGTGCTGTTGCTGATGCGGATTGCTTTGCGAATGATCGGCAGCTTTTTCTTGGGCAGCCCCAAGACGCGTGCAACTTCTTCGTTGGTCGGCGTACGACCGAGTTCTTCGTTCAGTCGCGCCGTCGCTCGTCGCCACTTGCTAAGCAGTTCGACCATGTACGCCGGGATGCGAATCGTTTTCGCACTGTTGATCAGTGCACGCTTGATCGATTGTTTGATCCAGTAACTTGCGTAGGTACTGAATCGCGTGCCGACCGCTGGGTCGAAACCTTCGACGGCTCGCAGCAGACCCAGGTTGCCCTCTTCG
Protein-coding regions in this window:
- a CDS encoding FAD-dependent oxidoreductase — protein: MRNICVPFTAVCMTFALLAPANSAQRDIDADVCVYGGTSGGVIAAVQAARMGKRVVLVEPGGHLGGMTSGGLSAVDIGDPRSIGGIAREYFTRLVATYGKQLNWDQPFKSKGGPATGGAYSIEPHVAERVFDEMAADAGVVVLRNARLDQVKKEGAAITELRTTNGRTIRSKMFIDATYEGDLMAAAGVSYTLTREGNAPYGEQYNGIHYTPKYEPRTGHLQPRGNGRVTGGQGVWDRDFPLDPYVVKGDPTSGLLPLVDSGAPGQQGEAAPGVMAYCFRLCLTTDPDNMIPIAPPANYDPKQYELVARFIEACIANGDDMDLRWFSKHDPLPNSKWDFNTATIGGNLPGVSWQWPEATYDRRTVIAKQIEDYHRGLLHFLATDTRVPPKLRQDVRRFGLPKDEFRDTGGWPHQLYIREGRRMVSDLVLTEKHTFGKTIAADPVGLGSYGTDVHEIRRIVKDGVVTREGKIAGGRGGFGPYQIGYGAIVPKQSECDNLLVTFALSASHTAFASIRMEPVLMVTSQSAATAACHAIDQQVAVQDVDREQLKTKLIADGQVLTWNPNH
- a CDS encoding sigma-70 family RNA polymerase sigma factor, which translates into the protein MSQYDTAVNPEDAELKEAVSNTRRRVAPSSRTAQSPLETYLREINETALLSAQEEKELAGRIAQGDVMARDRMVRANLRLVVNIARGYTGKGLGLQDLIEEGNLGLLRAVEGFDPAVGTRFSTYASYWIKQSIKRALINSAKTIRIPAYMVELLSKWRRATARLNEELGRTPTNEEVARVLGLPKKKLPIIRKAIRISNSTPQSDQTDSGWSLGEMVMDERLKAPDEEMLDHDILRHAMELLGDLEEREATVLKLRFGLGGEEPKTLKEIGAELGLTRERVRQIETEALRRLADGLTDPRDRF